The following proteins come from a genomic window of Halictus rubicundus isolate RS-2024b chromosome 8, iyHalRubi1_principal, whole genome shotgun sequence:
- the Ino80 gene encoding chromatin-remodeling ATPase INO80, translating into MTDRARTMRLEAEMAAPLHLQRLERSLNVQPFLRQINELFQDPASEDEKSVSSESSEGSDNYLDNVLIRKEEERINKLRLYNMSSVGEERRWLQDILLSDSSDSSASGSDTDSPITEEDFQEMLKFHILRKKYQGRFYQKPENIQYQYYSAGLLSNYDRFLEHQKLIVGNKKKKEKKPEKKVMKIKKEKVPRHRPSNDYPDGEYPEDEWDRTMPREEELDEAELEAIMRHQPRQRGRKKHNTKSPEVMAMRRRKIWVMMSKKELGKVQRAKTNNHKEMLISCKKVAQHCMKYWRQKAMQSQKNMKETIWRAKRLTREMQSYWKRYDRVERETRRRLEKEAEEQRKMDVELIEAKRQQRKLNFLITQTELYAHFMSRKLGKASPEEQLRILNQLDEEKNPRLVGIDDYDSEVMKQKAKRNATEAFDNEKARAKQFDTAAASQELRLSDTPETLEHPQPAIFKGNLKGYQLKGMNWLANLYDQGISGILADEMGLGKTVQSIAFLCHVAERYSVWGPFLIISPASTLHNWQQEMARFVPMFKVVPYWGNPQERKILRQFWDTKDLHTKEASFHVVITSYQLVITDYKYFNRIKWQYMILDEAQAIKSTSSMRWKLLLGFSCRNRLLLSGTPIQNSMAELWALLHFIMPTLFDSHDEFNEWFSKDIESHAENKTGIDEKHLSRLHMILKPFMLRRIKKDVENELSDKIEVMVYCPLTTRQKLLYSALKKKIRIEDLLHYTVGGGDTATNDKNFTSNLMNLVMQFRKVCNHPELFERRDARSPFFMHTEFFEMPALLYIEGLLHLSLPSKDHLLYNKLFIFATEHLHRTLHDGSESSQNPFSFSRFINLSPMEMNKVFIIGILFRLCLATLTERRMKIARFWEDWNVDERIEVPRNQMFLLPRKTDASSQALQDLIFTRRIIEGDPVYTHSTHVIHSMPETVAHRILRSSKKSANQSMKRILPSTKVELEESKVTLLPEHLHLPRPPIMRLCQQTTIPSFICDTYPKVQASPRKLYVSNSGAACAWRRHEECGGKFGQQLLWLGCERALSLSQGVNSFRIMQTTPTFSVEPQGGLSACTPINGWSTIIVPDKQTLVTDAGKLSVLDSLLRRLKEQGHRVLIYSQMTKMIDLLEEYMYHRKHTFMRLDGSSKISDRRDMVADFQKRADIFVFLLSTRAGGLGINLTAADTVIFYDSDWNPTVDQQAMDRAHRLGQTKQVTVYRLICKGTIEERILQRAREKSEIQRMVISGGNFKPDTLKPKEVVSLLLDDEEIEAKYSQRSEERKQHSEDVRLESSLHHKERDRKRKLTALPVKTDAKKPCLSDANGDRLGDTVQSNSNDGNQTSGGQAHFVNNNQQMLETPDDYSVPTSPAKSEDETSNDGLVVDVDGPVGGSSSDSRPLRVSQFGEPVKVNRLDHHVSFSSGSGVRMRPTIRGTSKRGRPRGSRRGGPVGGKGRGLLLLHPPSKTVGNDPQSPASMSPTGGNATSDQILQHGGQGSSGPAEGDGPSTVGPLGPVGTLGSVSGRGGPPTIRRGPGRPRLRPTGPGHQGYRTPGHHHGRKVQRPLPVPLRSQQTIATVNQQKSPGQRSSGSGPSMPAATINAGSSFPSSANESRPFGFYTQQQPPRGSS; encoded by the exons ATGACAGATAGAGCACGCACAATGAGGTTGGAAGCAGAAATGGCTGCTCCTTTGCATCTGCAAAGATTGGAGCGCAGCCTTAATGTACAGCCCTTCTTGAGACAAATCAATGAGTTGTTCCAAGATCCAGCTAG CGAGGACGAGAAGTCTGTATCGTCAGAGTCCTCTGAAGGATCAGACAATTACCTTGATAACGTGTTGATCCGCAAAGAAG AGGagagaattaataaattaaggcTGTACAATATGTCAAGTGTGGGAGAGGAACGTAGGTGGTTGCAAGATATTCTTTTGAGCGATTCATCGGATAGTTCAGCATCAGGATCTGACACAGATAGTCCCATCACGGAAGAAGATTTTCAAGAAATGTTAAAGTTCCATATACTTAGAAAAAAGTATCAGGGTCGCTTTTATCAGAAACCAGAG AATATACAGTACCAGTACTACAGTGCCGGCCTACTGTCGAACTATGACCGATTTTTGGAACACCAAAAGTTAATAGTcggtaataaaaagaaaaaagaaaagaagcccGAGAAGAAGGTCATGAAAATCAAGAAGGAGAAGGTCCCCCGACACAGACCATCCAATGATTATCCT GATGGGGAATATCCAGAGGACGAATGGGATCGTACGATGCCCAGAGAAGAAGAATTAGATGAAGCCGAGTTAGAAGCAATAATGCGCCACCAGCCACGACAACGCGGCAGAAAGAAGCATAATACCAAAAGCCCAGAGGTAATGGCGATGAGGAGGAGGAAGATCTGGGTGATGATGTCTAAGAAAGAATTGGGAAAAGTACAAAGAGCGAAAACCAATAATCATAAGGAAATGTTAATTAGTTGTAAGAAAGTAGCGCAACACTGCATGAAATACTGGCGACAAAAGGCTATGCAA TCGCAGAAGAACATGAAGGAGACCATATGGAGAGCGAAGCGTCTCACGAGGGAGATGCAGTCGTATTGGAAACGTTACGATCGCGTCGAACGCGAGACCAGGAGACGATTAGAAAAGGAGGCCGAGGAACAAAGAAAAATGGACGTCGAGCTGATCGAGGCGAAACGACAGCAAAGGAAACTGAATTTTCTTATCACACAGACCGAACTGTATGCTCACTTCATGTCCCGTAAATTGGGGAAAGCCTCGCCGGAGGAACAGTTGAGAATTTTAAATCAATTGGACGAAGAGAAAAATCCGAGACTTGTTGGAATCGACGATTACGATAG CGAAGTCATGAAACAGAAAGCAAAGAGGAATGCCACCGAAGCATTTGACAATGAAAAAGCTAGAGCGAAACAGTTTGATACCGCGGCAGCGTCCCAAGAATTACGACTCAGTGACACTCCTGAAACATTGGAGCACCCGCAGCCTGCGATTTTCAAGGGAAATCTGAAGGGTTATCAATTGAAAGGGATGAATTGGTTAGCGAATTTATATGATCAG GGAATCAGCGGGATATTGGCGGACGAGATGGGATTGGGAAAAACTGTACAGTCcatagcatttttatgccatgtCGCTGAAAGATACT CTGTGTGGGGACCGTTTTTGATTATATCTCCGGCCTCAACGTTGCACAATTGGCAGCAAGAAATGGCGCGATTCGTGCCAATGTTTAAAGTGGTACCGTATTGGGGCAATCCCCAGGAACGCAAGATACTGAGACAATTCTGGGACACTAAAGATTTGCATACGAAAGAGGCCTCGTTTCACGTAGTGATCACTAGCTATCAATTAGTCATAACCGATTACAAATACTTCAACAGAATAAAATGGCAGTACATGATCCTGGACGAAGCGCAGGCTATAAAAAGCACAAGTAGTATGAGATGGAAATTGTTGCTCGGGTTCAGTTGTCGCAATAGATTGTTGCTTAGCGGCACGCCGATTCAAAACAGCATGGCCGAGTTGTGGGCGTTGCTGCATTTCATAATGCCGACATTGTTCGATTCCCACGACGAGTTCAACGAATGGTTCTCGAAGGACATCGAGAGTCATGCTGAAAACAAAACCGGCATCGACGAGAAGCATTTGTCGCGGTTGCACATGATTTTGAAACCGTTCATGCTGCGGAGGATAAAGAAGGACGTGGAGAACGAGTTGTCCGACAAGATAGAAGTGATGGTGTATTGTCCCCTTACAACGAGACAAAAATTACTATACTCAGCATTGAAAAAGAagattaggatagaagatttgttACACTACACGGTGGGCGGCGGCGACACCGCGACCAACGACAAAAATTTCACATCAAATCTTATGAATCTAGTCATGCAATTCCGAAAG GTTTGCAATCATCCAGAACTGTTCGAGCGCAGAGATGCTAGATCTCCATTCTTTATGCACACCGAATTCTTCGAAATGCCAGCATTATTGTATATAGAGGGGCTGCTGCATCTCTCGTTGCCATCCAAAGATCACTTGTTGTATAATAAGCTGTTTATATTTGCTACCGAACATTTGCATCGAACCCTTCACGATGGCAGCGAAAGTTCTCAAAATCCCTTCTCGTTTAGTCGATTCATTAATTTGTCCCCGATGGAAATGAACAAAGTGTTTATCATTGGTATTTTATTCAG ATTATGCCTCGCGACATTAACGGAGAGGAGGATGAAAATCGCGCGTTTCTGGGAAGACTGGAATGTCGACGAGAGGATAGAAGTACCTAGGAACCAGATGTTCCTCTTGCCAAGGAAGACCGACGCCTCGTCGCAAGCATTGCAGGATTTAATTTTCACTAGGAGGATCATCGAGGGAGATCCTGTATATACGCATAGTACACACGTGATTCATTCAATGCCTGAAACCGTTGCTCATCGAATCCTACGTAGCAGCAAGAAGTCTGCCAATCAATCCATGAAG AGAATACTTCCGTCTACCAAAGTAGAACTGGAAGAATCGAAGGTGACCTTGCTCCCGGAGCATCTTCACCTCCCAAGACCACCGATAATGAGACTTTGCCAACAGACTACCATTCCATCCTTTATCTGCGATACTTATCCTAAG GTTCAAGCTAGTCCTCGGAAATTGTATGTTAGTAATAGTGGCGCAGCGTGCGCGTGGAGGCGGCACGAGGAATGCGGTGGGAAATTTGGTCAGCAGCTTCTGTGGCTCGGTTGCGAGcgagctctctccctctcgcaaGGGGTCAACAGTTTTCGCATAATGCAGACAACGCCGACCTTCTCCGTTGAACCTCAAGGCGGACTATCCGCGTGCACGCCGATCAATGGCTGGTCGACCATCATAGTACCAG ATAAGCAAACGTTGGTGACGGATGCCGGGAAACTTTCAGTATTGGACAGTCTTCTGCGACGTCTCAAGGAACAAGGTCACCGAGTTCTCATTTACTCGCAGATGACCAAGATGATAGACTTGCTAGAG GAGTATATGTATCACAGGAAACATACTTTCATGAGATTGGACGGTTCCTCGAAGATCTCCGATCGTCGAGATATGGTGGCAGATTTCCAGAAACG GGCGGACATATTCGTCTTTTTGCTGAGCACACGAGCCGGGGGCCTGGGAATAAACCTCACCGCCGCAGACACG GTGATCTTTTACGACAGCGACTGGAACCCCACCGTGGATCAGCAGGCGATGGATCGCGCCCACAGGCTGGGTCAAACGAAACAGGTTACGGTGTATCGATTGATCTGCAAGGGCACCATCGAGGAGAGAATACTGCAACGTGCTCGGGAGAAGAGCGAG ATCCAACGCATGGTAATAAGCGGCGGAAATTTCAAGCCGGACACGCTGAAGCCGAAAGAGGTCGTATCTCTGCTGCTGGACGACGAGGAAATCGAAGCGAAAT ACAGCCAACGGAGCGAGGAAAGAAAGCAGCACTCGGAGGATGTTCGGCTCGAGTCGAGCCTACACCACAAGGAGAGGGACCGGAAACGGAAGTTAACCGCGCTTCCGGTCAAG ACCGACGCGAAGAAGCCTTGTCTATCAGACGCTAACGGCGACAGGCTCGGAGACACCGTGCAATCGAATTCGAACGACGGTAACCAGACGAGTGGCGGCCAGGCGCACTTCGTCAACAATAATCAACAGATGCTGGAAACGCCGGACGACTATAGCGTGCCCACCAGCCCGGCCAAGTCCGAG GACGAGACGAGCAACGACGGCCTGGTCGTCGACGTGGACGGACCTGTCGGAGGTAGTTCCAGCGATTCCAGGCCATTGCGGGTCAGCCAGTTCGGAGAGCCGGTCAAGGTGAACCGTTTGGACCACCACGTCTCGTTCAGCAGCGGGTCCGGTGTCCGGATGAGGCCTACGATTCGGGGGACTAGTAAACGAGGCAGGCCCAGAGGTTCTCGCAGAGGAGGACCGGTCGGTGGCAAAGGCAGAGGACTTCTTCTGCTTCATCCACCGTCGAAGACCGTCGGGAATGATCCTCAGTCGCCGGCGTCCATGTCGCCCACCGGTGGCAACGCGACCAGCGACCAAATCCTTCAGCATG